TGCATTCTTGGCTCAGAATTCGCCTGAACTTTGATGATGATGGGCCGTGACATACTCTTGCTACTGGACACTTCTGGCTGGGCAGGAAGTTCTGGCTTTTGGGATGCAGATTTATGCAAGCTGTGTTTTGAATCTTTCTTTTTAGGAGGAGACGGCAGAATTTCCTCAGCACTAGTAGACGTTCTAGCAATGTCACTGTGCCTTTTCCTGTGCAACCTCTTGGATGAAGAAGGTTGGCTTGGTGAAAGAGAAACATCACTGGTTGAATAAATTGTATGCACAATGCTTTTAGAAGAATCTGAGGAGGCAGGTGAACTTGAAACAGGCACAGGTGTACTTGTAGCTGCAATAGCAGATGACACTAGCTGTGGACTGGAACCAGCAAGTGGCACAGAGGTCTGAACAGATGTTAAGGACACAGGGGCTGGCACAGCAACAGGAGCTGCCAGAACAGGGACAGGAATTGGAGCTTCAGCAGCAACTGATGATACAGGTGTAGTAAGGGAGGCAGGAGCTGACAATGACAATGGCGAAGTAATGGGAATCCCAGCAGAAACAATGGACCCAATGGGAGCAAGAACACAAGATGCTTGGCTGTCTGCACCAAGGGCAGATGTAATGGCTGGACTAGGTGCAGGTACAGGTGCCAGAGGTGGTGGCACAGATGGTAAAAATGGAGAGCTGCTGACTTCACTCTCACAAGCCACTTCAAGGGCTCCAATGTCTTCAACAGGCACCTCAGATAAATCATCTTGCAATGAAGCTACCAGTGAAGTCTGCATTGGGATAGTGAACACAGGATCCAGGTCGTTCTTGCCTTCAGCTGGTGCTGCGCTGATGACATCTGGAGCTTGCTCAGGCTCAAGAGCATCTTCACTAGGCACTTCAACTTCCTGTGCTACCTCTACTTCAATACAACTTCCGAGGTTCAGCTGTTCCATGAACTTTTCATATTCAGAAGTCAAGTCCTTGTCAGCCCCAAGTGGTGTCATCTGACTGGTTGCCATGCACACTAATTCCTCTGGCAAAGCAGTCGTGCTTGGGCTGGCAGCAACAGCTACATCTTCCTTTGGCTCTTCTGCTTTCATGATGGTTCCCGCTTGGGGTTCGCGATTCTCAGCTACAGTTTTTATGGCTCTTTCCACCTGTAGTTCACGATTCTCAGCTACGGTTTTCGTGCATCTTTCTGCCTGTAGTTCACTTTTCTCAGCCACGGTTTTCATTGCTCTTTCCGCCTGTCGTTCACTTTTCTCAGCTACGGTTTTCGTGGCTCTTTCCACCTGTCGTTCACTTTTCTCTGCTATGGTTTTCATAGCTCCTTTCGCCTGTCGTTCACTTTTCTCAGCTACGGTTTTCGTGGCTCTTTCCACCTGTCGTTCAGTTTTCTCAGCTACAGCTTTCATAGCTCTTTCCGCCAGTCGTTCACTTTTCTCAGCTACGGTTTTCATGGCTCTTTCCGCCTGCCGTTCACTTTTCTCAGCTACAGTTTTCATGGCTCTTTCCACCTGTCGTTCACTTTTCTCAGCTGCAGTTTTCATGGCTCTTTCCGCCTGTCGTTCACTTTTCTCAGCTACGGTTTTCATGGCTCTTTCCACCTGTCGTTCACTTTTCTCAGCTGCAGTTTTCAGTGGCTCTTTCCGCCTGTCGTTCACTTTTCTCTGCTACAGGTTTCGTGGCTCTTTCTGCCTGTAGTTCACTTTTCTCATCTGCAGTTTTCGTGGCTATTTCCGCCTGTAGTTCACTTTTCTCAGCTATGGTTTTCATGGCTCTTTCCGCCTGCCGTTCACTTTTCTCAGCTACGGTTTTCATGGCTCTTTCCACCTGTCGGTCACTTTTCTCAGCTGCAGTTTTCGTGGCTCTTTCTGCCTGTAGTTCACTTTTCTCAGCTGCAATTTTCATGGCTCTTTCCGCCTGTAGTTCACTTTTCTCAGCTATGGTTTTCGTAGCTCTTTCTGCTTGTAGTTTGCTTTTCTCAGCTACGGTTTTCTTGACTCTTTCCGCCTGTCGTTCACTTTTCTCAGCTACGGTTTTCGTGGCTCTTTCCACCTGTTGTTCGCTTTTCTCAGCTACAGTTTTCATGGCTCTTTCCGCCTGTCGTTCACTTTTCTCAGCTACGGTTTTCATGGCTCTTTCCGTCTGCAGTTCACTTTTCTCAACTACACTTTCCACAGTTTCTACATGAGCGTTTTCAATGTCCGCTATGATCTCGTTTGTGATACGTGAACTGTACTCCAAGAAACGAGTTTCTTCCAGAGAAGTCTCAGTATTTGAAAGTAGGTCGACCATATCGTCAGAAACATCCATAGCATTAGGTGAGGGCACGTTCTCTTCTTTCTCTATCTCCGGCAGCCTGACCTCTTCCTGACTGGAGCGTAAAACTTTATCCTCCATAAAACATTTTCTTGGACGAGTTGGTTCATTACTGACTTGTTTTTTCGTGCTACTGTTTTTTCCTTCATCCTCCCATTTATGTTCCTTAGCAGCTTCTTTTTCTGCACTTTCTACTGTCGTTTCAGGTTCAGCTGTCAATTGCATTTTGTCTTGCAATGATTCTCTCTTTACTGGTACAGCAAGTGGTGATTTTGATGGCACCTCCGTGTTCACTTCTGGTGGTTCACGCTCTGGGGTTCTTGGCACAGTACCTTTTGAGTGGTGTGTTGCACCAAGAGCTTCTGAACTGGCTAGCGTGGTTTCAACACTGCACTGTTTGGCTGCGTCCAACTCTGTGTTTGCCCACTGATCGCTGATTGCCATTTCTTCAGGCACATCCTCCTGATCAGCCTTGGAGTGACTTATTTCATTTTCAGAGTCCAGATCCTTTGCTGGCACTTCTGGACTGTCCATGTTATCGTACAGGCACTGCAAAGCCTGAAGTCCTGACATTGCATTGAGGTCGGGAGATACAAGGTCAGTGACATCTGATTCCTTTACTGCTTCCCTAGAAGGTGACGTTACTTTCTTTCTATCTGGAGCATCCAGCGGTACTTCCTTTTTCGACTTGTGTACTCTACTACGGCCGTCCTTTTTTGCAGAATCTTTTGGCACTTCGCgaatgtctttcttttcttctttttcctcagAATTACTAGCTACAGAAGTCCTTTTCTCCTTCTTTACATATGCTACACTGATCTTGCCATAAATAGGGTTGCAGCCATATGAAATAAATGGTTTGCTGTTAGTATATCTAATAAGAGCCATAGGCCagctgatttctttctttcgatCAGCTGTTTTCACTTTGATGCAGTCGCTGCCTTCTTTCCGTGCTTTTTCTAATGCTTCACCTTTAAGTCTCTCCCTCTCTTTTGGGTCCAAAATGGCCTCTTCCTTAGCTTTTTTTGCTCCTTCTTGGTCTTCCTtttttgttctttcctttttggtCTTCTCCTGCTTTGTAACAGACCTTCTATGCTCTGCAGTAGTGGTATTGGACTTAGGCAATCGATGACTGGTTCCTCTGCTATCAACCTTGTTTGCTCTTGGTGCATCCTGCTCGGAGGCTCTTTTCTTACATGCAGGCTCATTACTTGGAGATGGCTCACTCTTCCTTTTATGCTCCTTACTTCTCTTGCTGTCAAGTTTGTCGGTTGCTTTGTCATCACTCGTAGGCCAGCGACTGCTTGATGGGCAGTCCTTCTTGTCTTTTTTTGTATCACTGTGCTCAGTGCTATCTCGGCGCTCAGTACTGACAGGGCACTCAATGTGGTGCTCTGCACTGCTACGGCGCTCGGCAATGGCATTGCAGGGACTCTTGCTTGAAGGCATCTCAACAGTTTTTTTGGTTGAAGGTTCACAAGTTCCCTTGGCTGGGCCACTTGTAATAACTTTAGTAGCAACAAAATCAAGCTTCTTGGCTTCATTATCATCAACTTTATTTTTATGTGAACATTTAGAATGCTCTGTAGTCTTGCTGGGTGCATCTGCAGCACCAATACGTGCTTCATCCACATCAGATGTGTTTTTTTCAATTTTCAAATGTTGATCTTTGAGTTCACAGGGGACATCAGCGACATTCTTTGAGGACAGTTCTTCTAAACCTTTAACACTGCAGCTCTGTTGCAGCTTATCcgaagcttgcttgcttgtttgtgcATCATATGCAGGTTCAATTGGCTCAAGGTGAAAGGTCGTTAGCACATTCAAATCTTTGTCAGCTTTTGCTGCCTCCTTCACGATAACTTGCTCGGTGGGACCTCTTGAAGCACTAATTTCCTTGACAAGCTCCTGTGGTGGTTTTGAGTCTTCAGCTGTGCGTGCGGCATGTGACACACTCCCAATGTGGAATGTACTGCCTGAATGCTCCGAGGTCTGGGTTGTTTGCTTGCCTATGGTCAGTATGCTATCAATGCCAGCAGTCTGTGTGAGCATGGTGGCACATGCTTGCACAGTCTTGGCAGTCTGTGCCTTCTTCGCCATTCTAGCCATTTTTTCCTTAAGCATCTTGGACTTCAGCTTCAGtttcttcctctttttcttcAGTTTCTGAGGGCActccgaagaagaagaagaggatgaAGATGATGAGCTGCTAGAGCTGCTTGAACTAGAGCTGGAAGAAGACGAGCTGCTGGAACTCTCAGAGTCTGAGCCACTGCCTGAACTGCTTGAGCTACCACTCGTGCCTGAACTGCTGCTACGTGATGAACttgaagatgatgatgaggaggaggacgatgacgatgatgagcTCGAACTAGATGCTTTAGGCCTcctctttcgtttctttttcttcttttcctgtgGCTTGTCTTTTGCGGTCTTCCGCTTCTCCTTAGCTGCCTTGGCAGTTTTCTCCTTGACAGGGGCTATGAGGTCCATGGTTGATAACTCTGTGCTTTCAGGCTTTGGCTTCTTCAGTTTACTTGCTTTGCTAGTCTTTCTGTTATTTCCTGAAACTTCTGCCTTGCTTTCCGAGTTCTGTCTCTGCACTGTCACAAGGGCGCTTTTCTTGGTAGCTTCTATTTCCTCTAAGAACTTCTGCTGTGCCTTAATGGGATCATCACAACTTCCAGAGTCATCACTAGCTTCCTTAAGCTTCTCAGTTTGACTTTCAAGTTGTTTCTGACCAACTGCTTCGGTGTCTTCATGAGTTTTCTGTGCTTCTTCAGGCAACAGTTTGTCAATGCATATCTGTGATGGGGAATCAGACTTCGGCATCTGGCAAAGTTTGCTCTGACTGTCACTTTCATCCAACTTGACAGAGCAGGTTGCTAAAAAGATGTGTTGCTCAGCAATGTCGTCACCACGAGTCTCAATCTTGTCATCACAAAGTGACACCTTCTCAGTCAACACTGTTGAAAGCTTACATGGTGAATGCTGAAACATGTCTGCACTATCACAACTGTCTGCTTCTCCAAGAGTGTCGAGCGGGCTGTCCTCGCACATTAGGTTTAACACTGGCTCATTTTTTTCTACGCATGCACCTGCTTCATCAGGTTTTTTATGGCATACAGTTTGCGAAGTGCTCAAATCGGAAGCTTGCTTTTTGTCTTGCTTGCAAGTGGTTTCTGGCGAACGTCTGGGCCCTCTAGCAGCCTTCTCTTCTTCTTCATCCTGTTGATCACCAGTAGATTCCTCCTCACCATTCACTGCTTCTGTAGTGCCATCATCCTGAGGTGCTTCTGGACTCGAAGCCTGTGGCTCTGCACTTGCTGTTTCCATCCGTACTGTGTCCTCCTTCTTATGGTCGTTAGTAGTGGCAtgcttttctttgcttttctTGTCATCTGCCGACTTCTCCTTTTTCTTCTGGCTGTCAGCATTGCTTCTTGCACGGCCCTTTGAGTAACTTACTCGCTCCCTGCTCGGTGACCGCTGTTTGGCTTCCTTCCCACCCTTATGAGTGGCTCTGTCTTTGCCTCTATCCTTGGACTTGCTCCTCCGCCGCTCCCTCGACCTGCTCCTTCTTGTGTCCTTGGCATGGCTTGCCTTTTTGTCTCTAGAGCGACTTCGCTTTCCATCCTTGGACCTGCTCCTCTTTTTATCTCGTGGGGAACGGCTGCGGTGGCGCTCTCGTGATCGCCCCCTTCGTCGATCCCTGGATCTACTTCTCCTTCGCTCCCTTGAGTGGCTTCGTTTCTTGTCTTTTGAACGACTCCTTTTACGTTCACGGGAACGACTTTTCCTGTCTCTGGAGTGCTTAACGCTGCGAGGACTTCTGCCGCGATCCTTCTTTTCTGTTTTGGCACCACTAGTTGCACTCTCTTTCTTCTTGCTGCCATTTCGAGATGAGACATCGAGAGACTCTGTCTTGCTTTTGGCAGACCCTTCACTCTTGTCACTAACTTTAGAAGGCTGCTGCTTTTTCTTCGCATCTCCACGACTTTCTTCAGAATATGCTTTACTGCCTGTGACATCAACTGGTTTCTTGGTTCCATCCTGTGactcatttttaatttttttctctggAACTCCTTCCACTGCATCATCAGGAAGCTTGAGCTCAAACTTATCACTCTTCAAAAACTTCACAAATTCGAACTTTGGCTTCACCTTAAACCTCTTGGGAGGGGCCACAAAGTAAAAGTTACTGTCTTCCTGCTGCTCAGGTTCGGTGGATGGCTTCTCGTTTTTCTCAGGTTCTTCGGCGCTTTTACTCTCAGCAGCACCCGCCTGTGCCTCTTCACTTGTTGTAGCTGCAGCAGTCACTTCTGGGCCTTCCTCATCAGGCTGGTCATCGTCTTCCTTGAACAGCGCACTTGAAATGGGGGCCACTTTTCCAATGTTTTTCCGAGCAAAGCTGAATGACAAGGCACCCTTGACTGGCTTTGTGACTGTAGTAGCTGCCCTCTTCACTTCGAGGGCTTTCTGCAGGGGCTGGTTTGAAGTCAAAGAGAATGCGATGAGTCGCTTCTTTGCCAACGCTTTGCCAATGAGCAGCTTAGACTTGGACTCCTCGATGAGGGGTGGCTCTGTTGCAGGCAAGAGAACCTCCGTAGGTGGGGTAGGTGGGGTAGGAGGTGGAGGCACCTCGGACACCAAGGGCTGTGGCAGCTCGGACACTGAAGGCTGTGGCAAGTCGGGCACCGTAGGTTGTGGCAACTCAGGCAGAGCAGGCTCTGGAAGAGCAGGTGTGGGCTCTTCTGGCGAGTACTTCTCTTGACCAGGGTCTAAGATGGTAAGACCTAAAAATGGAGGTGGGGGTGGGGGAGGTGGAATGTCGGTGGGAAGGGGAATCTCACTAGGCAGTGGTGGCAGTTCGAATATGTTAGAATCGGCAAAGAATGTTGTTTGCGGGAtgtttgcttcttcttcttgttcgtCTTCTGGCACACTTCCTGGTGGACTCTGAGCTTGGCTGTCAAGGTCTTGTTCCTTTTTCGCATTGATTTCATCGTCACTTGAATTGGCATTGCTGGAGTCCTGCTGGCTTTCGTCGGCATCCTGCTGGCTTTCATCGGCATCCTGCTGGCTTTCATCTGCTTCCTGCTGGTTTTCATCTGCTTCCTGCTGGTTTTCATCGGCTTCCTGCTGACTTTCATTAATGTCTTGCTGGCATTCATCAATGTCTTGCTGGCATTCATCGATGTCTTGCTGGCATTCATTAGTGTCCTGCTGGTATTCGTCACTGTCATAGAAAGTGGGAGACTGTGATGATGCTTGTGGCTTTGTTTCATCAACGTAGTCCACCTGCTGGAAACGTCCTCTAAACTTTTCTCCAGTTCCCATTTCGGTGGGTCCCCTATAGCAAGGAAACAGCAATcattttttttagagagagagtCAGCACAACAGCATGATAAAAAATAAACATGAAGGGCTAATTCTTTAGTTTAGGAATGAGTAAACTTGGGCATGTATTTATTTGAACACTCAACTGATGGTTAATAAATAAAGCAAACACAGTGAAACATTTGTAAATATGCAGGCCTTGCAATTATAGACCAGGCCCCATCATAGGGGGCGGACAGGACTCTCACATGAGAGAGACAGCACGTCTTCCTGGAGTTTA
This Dermacentor silvarum isolate Dsil-2018 chromosome 6, BIME_Dsil_1.4, whole genome shotgun sequence DNA region includes the following protein-coding sequences:
- the LOC119456799 gene encoding serine-rich adhesin for platelets-like isoform X36; this translates as MAERFSRFHEVRDYQGKGVDVYDDNLIELEQSSLAEPITQDNLGYQLLLRHGWKSGQGLGKNEQGRTDPLPIILKEDIMGFGRMEMEMDYAEETTEKRRTLEIEKEETEELKLKYKAVQEKEKVVQEALATLKANFYCDLCDKQYTKHQEFDNHINSYDHAHKQRLKELKQREFGRNVLSKVKREDKGREKEQRRLQHLAELRAHVAVMRGPTEMGTGEKFRGRFQQVDYVDETKPQASSQSPTFYDSDEYQQDTNECQQDIDECQQDIDECQQDINESQQEADENQQEADENQQEADESQQDADESQQDADESQQDSSNANSSDDEINAKKEQDLDSQAQSPPGSVPEDEQEEEANIPQTTFFADSNIFELPPLPSEIPLPTDIPPPPPPPPFLGLTILDPGQEKYSPEEPTPALPEPALPELPQPTVPDLPQPSVSELPQPLVSEVPPPPTPPTPPTEVLLPATEPPLIEESKSKLLIGKALAKKRLIAFSLTSNQPLQKALEVKRAATTVTKPVKGALSFSFARKNIGKVAPISSALFKEDDDQPDEEGPEVTAAATTSEEAQAGAAESKSAEEPEKNEKPSTEPEQQEDSNFYFVAPPKRFKVKPKFEFVKFLKSDKFELKLPDDAVEGVPEKKIKNESQDGTKKPVDVTGSKAYSEESRGDAKKKQQPSKVSDKSEGSAKSKTESLDVSSRNGSKKKESATSGAKTEKKDRGRSPRSVKHSRDRKSRSRERKRSRSKDKKRSHSRERRRSRSRDRRRGRSRERHRSRSPRDKKRSRSKDGKRSRSRDKKASHAKDTRRSRSRERRRSKSKDRGKDRATHKGGKEAKQRSPSRERVSYSKGRARSNADSQKKKEKSADDKKSKEKHATTNDHKKEDTVRMETASAEPQASSPEAPQDDGTTEAVNGEEESTGDQQDEEEEKAARGPRRSPETTCKQDKKQASDLSTSQTVCHKKPDEAGACVEKNEPVLNLMCEDSPLDTLGEADSCDSADMFQHSPCKLSTVLTEKVSLCDDKIETRGDDIAEQHIFLATCSVKLDESDSQSKLCQMPKSDSPSQICIDKLLPEEAQKTHEDTEAVGQKQLESQTEKLKEASDDSGSCDDPIKAQQKFLEEIEATKKSALVTVQRQNSESKAEVSGNNRKTSKASKLKKPKPESTELSTMDLIAPVKEKTAKAAKEKRKTAKDKPQEKKKKKRKRRPKASSSSSSSSSSSSSSSSSSSSRSSSSGTSGSSSSSGSGSDSESSSSSSSSSSSSSSSSSSSSSSSSSSSECPQKLKKKRKKLKLKSKMLKEKMARMAKKAQTAKTVQACATMLTQTAGIDSILTIGKQTTQTSEHSGSTFHIGSVSHAARTAEDSKPPQELVKEISASRGPTEQVIVKEAAKADKDLNVLTTFHLEPIEPAYDAQTSKQASDKLQQSCSVKGLEELSSKNVADVPCELKDQHLKIEKNTSDVDEARIGAADAPSKTTEHSKCSHKNKVDDNEAKKLDFVATKVITSGPAKGTCEPSTKKTVEMPSSKSPCNAIAERRSSAEHHIECPVSTERRDSTEHSDTKKDKKDCPSSSRWPTSDDKATDKLDSKRSKEHKRKSEPSPSNEPACKKRASEQDAPRANKVDSRGTSHRLPKSNTTTAEHRRSVTKQEKTKKERTKKEDQEGAKKAKEEAILDPKERERLKGEALEKARKEGSDCIKVKTADRKKEISWPMALIRYTNSKPFISYGCNPIYGKISVAYVKKEKRTSVASNSEEKEEKKDIREVPKDSAKKDGRSRVHKSKKEVPLDAPDRKKVTSPSREAVKESDVTDLVSPDLNAMSGLQALQCLYDNMDSPEVPAKDLDSENEISHSKADQEDVPEEMAISDQWANTELDAAKQCSVETTLASSEALGATHHSKGTVPRTPEREPPEVNTEVPSKSPLAVPVKRESLQDKMQLTAEPETTVESAEKEAAKEHKWEDEGKNSSTKKQVSNEPTRPRKCFMEDKVLRSSQEEVRLPEIEKEENVPSPNAMDVSDDMVDLLSNTETSLEETRFLEYSSRITNEIIADIENAHVETVESVVEKSELQTERAMKTVAEKSERQAERAMKTVAEKSEQQAERATKTAAEKSDRQAERAMKTVAEKSERLAERAMKAVAEKTERQVERATKTVAEKSERQAKGAMKTIAEKSERQVERATKTVAEKSERQAERAMKTVAEKSELQAERCTKTVAENRELQVERAIKTVAENREPQAGTIMKAEEPKEDVAVAASPSTTALPEELVCMATSQMTPLGADKDLTSEYEKFMEQLNLGSCIEVEVAQEVEVPSEDALEPEQAPDVISAAPAEGKNDLDPVFTIPMQTSLVASLQDDLSEVPVEDIGALEVACESEVSSSPFLPSVPPPLAPVPAPSPAITSALGADSQASCVLAPIGSIVSAGIPITSPLSLSAPASLTTPVSSVAAEAPIPVPVLAAPVAVPAPVSLTSVQTSVPLAGSSPQLVSSAIAATSTPVPVSSSPASSDSSKSIVHTIYSTSDVSLSPSQPSSSKRLHRKRHSDIARTSTSAEEILPSPPKKKDSKHSLHKSASQKPELPAQPEVSSSKSMSRPIIIKVQANSEPRMQSAAPQISQAENVDGLECLPAEQSAPEVCAEVEVGSDVCTEEQVKFASSDDMFVTIVDTEDICLAAVEEVACSSSDDLGSGLAVPAEQPEEKESSPPPPPPPPRYLRLKPRKGSSSSVSSSSSVEEVPPPPPPPPRPPVRCLVLPPPPAGILLPAGRGTLSNEPKKSVTFADGIPPGKEPPSSGGAPSPPPPPPPPPRERKHRTKVKVIIPSSVADSLPPPPPPPKRPPPPPAATAPALATASAAASAVAAAVASAAAPTPPVAVETVAAAYPQYQVHLPQQTYPAAGYTVPYSSYPAAGYAYTATTHLGQTVAYTYAPGQAAHQAMPMQQVQQVPPQQHLYANATAASYVYHPHQIVQAGPAVMQPQQLQQAHLPPPPPPPVGQLPPRPPT
- the LOC119456799 gene encoding serine-rich adhesin for platelets-like isoform X14, which gives rise to MAERFSRFHEVRDYQGKGVDVYDDNLIELEQSSLAEPITQDNLGYQLLLRHGWKSGQGLGKNEQGRTDPLPIILKEDIMGFGRMEMEMDYAEETTEKRRTLEIEKEETEELKLKYKAVQEKEKVVQEALATLKANFYCDLCDKQYTKHQEFDNHINSYDHAHKQRLKELKQREFGRNVLSKVKREDKGREKEQRRLQHLAELRAHVAVMRGPTEMGTGEKFRGRFQQVDYVDETKPQASSQSPTFYDSDEYQQDTNECQQDIDECQQDIDECQQDINESQQEADENQQEADENQQEADESQQDADESQQDADESQQDSSNANSSDDEINAKKEQDLDSQAQSPPGSVPEDEQEEEANIPQTTFFADSNIFELPPLPSEIPLPTDIPPPPPPPPFLGLTILDPGQEKYSPEEPTPALPEPALPELPQPTVPDLPQPSVSELPQPLVSEVPPPPTPPTPPTEVLLPATEPPLIEESKSKLLIGKALAKKRLIAFSLTSNQPLQKALEVKRAATTVTKPVKGALSFSFARKNIGKVAPISSALFKEDDDQPDEEGPEVTAAATTSEEAQAGAAESKSAEEPEKNEKPSTEPEQQEDSNFYFVAPPKRFKVKPKFEFVKFLKSDKFELKLPDDAVEGVPEKKIKNESQDGTKKPVDVTGSKAYSEESRGDAKKKQQPSKVSDKSEGSAKSKTESLDVSSRNGSKKKESATSGAKTEKKDRGRSPRSVKHSRDRKSRSRERKRSRSKDKKRSHSRERRRSRSRDRRRGRSRERHRSRSPRDKKRSRSKDGKRSRSRDKKASHAKDTRRSRSRERRRSKSKDRGKDRATHKGGKEAKQRSPSRERVSYSKGRARSNADSQKKKEKSADDKKSKEKHATTNDHKKEDTVRMETASAEPQASSPEAPQDDGTTEAVNGEEESTGDQQDEEEEKAARGPRRSPETTCKQDKKQASDLSTSQTVCHKKPDEAGACVEKNEPVLNLMCEDSPLDTLGEADSCDSADMFQHSPCKLSTVLTEKVSLCDDKIETRGDDIAEQHIFLATCSVKLDESDSQSKLCQMPKSDSPSQICIDKLLPEEAQKTHEDTEAVGQKQLESQTEKLKEASDDSGSCDDPIKAQQKFLEEIEATKKSALVTVQRQNSESKAEVSGNNRKTSKASKLKKPKPESTELSTMDLIAPVKEKTAKAAKEKRKTAKDKPQEKKKKKRKRRPKASSSSSSSSSSSSSSSSSSSSRSSSSGTSGSSSSSGSGSDSESSSSSSSSSSSSSSSSSSSSSSSSSSSECPQKLKKKRKKLKLKSKMLKEKMARMAKKAQTAKTVQACATMLTQTAGIDSILTIGKQTTQTSEHSGSTFHIGSVSHAARTAEDSKPPQELVKEISASRGPTEQVIVKEAAKADKDLNVLTTFHLEPIEPAYDAQTSKQASDKLQQSCSVKGLEELSSKNVADVPCELKDQHLKIEKNTSDVDEARIGAADAPSKTTEHSKCSHKNKVDDNEAKKLDFVATKVITSGPAKGTCEPSTKKTVEMPSSKSPCNAIAERRSSAEHHIECPVSTERRDSTEHSDTKKDKKDCPSSSRWPTSDDKATDKLDSKRSKEHKRKSEPSPSNEPACKKRASEQDAPRANKVDSRGTSHRLPKSNTTTAEHRRSVTKQEKTKKERTKKEDQEGAKKAKEEAILDPKERERLKGEALEKARKEGSDCIKVKTADRKKEISWPMALIRYTNSKPFISYGCNPIYGKISVAYVKKEKRTSVASNSEEKEEKKDIREVPKDSAKKDGRSRVHKSKKEVPLDAPDRKKVTSPSREAVKESDVTDLVSPDLNAMSGLQALQCLYDNMDSPEVPAKDLDSENEISHSKADQEDVPEEMAISDQWANTELDAAKQCSVETTLASSEALGATHHSKGTVPRTPEREPPEVNTEVPSKSPLAVPVKRESLQDKMQLTAEPETTVESAEKEAAKEHKWEDEGKNSSTKKQVSNEPTRPRKCFMEDKVLRSSQEEVRLPEIEKEENVPSPNAMDVSDDMVDLLSNTETSLEETRFLEYSSRITNEIIADIENAHVETVESVVEKSELQTERAMKTVAEKSERQAERAMKTVAEKSEQQAERAMKIAAEKSELQAERATKTAAEKSDRQVERAMKTVAEKSERQAERAMKTAAEKSERQVERAMKTVAEKSERQAERAMKTVAEKSERLAERAMKAVAEKTERQVERATKTVAEKSERQAKGAMKTIAEKSERQVERATKTVAEKSERQAERAMKTVAEKSELQAERCTKTVAENRELQVERAIKTVAENREPQAGTIMKAEEPKEDVAVAASPSTTALPEELVCMATSQMTPLGADKDLTSEYEKFMEQLNLGSCIEVEVAQEVEVPSEDALEPEQAPDVISAAPAEGKNDLDPVFTIPMQTSLVASLQDDLSEVPVEDIGALEVACESEVSSSPFLPSVPPPLAPVPAPSPAITSALGADSQASCVLAPIGSIVSAGIPITSPLSLSAPASLTTPVSSVAAEAPIPVPVLAAPVAVPAPVSLTSVQTSVPLAGSSPQLVSSAIAATSTPVPVSSSPASSDSSKSIVHTIYSTSDVSLSPSQPSSSKRLHRKRHSDIARTSTSAEEILPSPPKKKDSKHSLHKSASQKPELPAQPEVSSSKSMSRPIIIKVQANSEPRMQSAAPQISQAENVDGLECLPAEQSAPEVCAEVEVGSDVCTEEQVKFASSDDMFVTIVDTEDICLAAVEEVACSSSDDLGSGLAVPAEQPEEKESSPPPPPPPPRYLRLKPRKGSSSSVSSSSSVEEVPPPPPPPPRPPVRCLVLPPPPAGILLPAGRGTLSNEPKKSVTFADGIPPGKEPPSSGGAPSPPPPPPPPPRERKHRTKVKVIIPSSVADSLPPPPPPPKRPPPPPAATAPALATASAAASAVAAAVASAAAPTPPVAVETVAAAYPQYQVHLPQQTYPAAGYTVPYSSYPAAGYAYTATTHLGQTVAYTYAPGQAAHQAMPMQQVQQVPPQQHLYANATAASYVYHPHQIVQAGPAVMQPQQLQQAHLPPPPPPPVGQLPPRPPT